From Poecile atricapillus isolate bPoeAtr1 chromosome Z, bPoeAtr1.hap1, whole genome shotgun sequence, one genomic window encodes:
- the PELO gene encoding protein pelota homolog, which produces MRCACGDRAGRGRARPGGARGGSRVCAHALWGGRRRYACALGSAAKVRRCGLGALREGRPSVHPSVHPSIHPSVRPSVRPSVRGCAVPSAPGARLLPSRHRGSRGATRATARMKLVRKDLEKDNAGQVTLIPEEPEDMWHTYNLLQVGDSLRASTIRKVQTESSTGSVGSNRIRTTLTLCVETIDFDSQACQLRVKGTNIQENEYVKMGAYHTIELEPNRQFTLAKKQWDSVVLERIEQACDPAWSADVAAVVMQEGLAHVCLVTPSMTLTRAKVEVNIPRKRKGNCSQHDRALERFYEQVVQAIQRHINFEVVKCVLVASPGFVREQFCDYMFQQAVKTDNKLLLENRSKFLQVHSSSGHKYALKEALCDPAVTSRLSDTKAAGEVKALDDFYKMLQHEPDRAFYGLKHVEKANEAMAIDTLLISDELFRHQDVATRARYVKLVDSVRENMGTVRIFSSLHVSGEQLGQLTGVAAILRFPVAELSDQEDESSSEED; this is translated from the exons ATGCGCTGTGCCTGCGGTGACcgagcggggcggggccgggcgcgcCCCGGCGGCGCCAGAGGAGGGAGCCGGGTCTGTGCGCATGCGCTATGGGGCGGCCGTAGGCGCTACGCCTGCGCACTGGGGTCGGCGGCGAAAGTGCGGAGGTGCGGGTTGGGGGCGCTCCGGGAAGGCCGTccgtccgtccatccatccgtccatccatccatccatccatccgtccgtccgtccgtccgtccgtccgtccggGGGTGTGCGGTCCCGTCGGCTCCCGGAGCACGCCTGCTGCCGTCGCGGCACAGGGGAAGCCGGGGAGCGACGCGAGCAACCGCCAGGATGAAGCTTGTGAGGAAGGACCTGGAGAAGGATAATGCAGGGCAGGTGACGCTGATCCCCGAGGAGCCTGAGGACATGTGGCACACCTACAACCTGTTGCAGGTGGGTGACAGCCTGCGCGCTTCCACCATCCGCAAGGTTCAGACCGAGTCGTCCACGGGCAGCGTGGGCAGCAACCGCATCCGCACCACCCTCACCCTGTGCGTGGAGACCATCGACTTCGACTCGCAGGCCTGCCAACTGCGGGTCAAGGGCACGAACATCCAAGAGAACGAGTATGTGAAGATGGGCGCCTACCACACCATCGAGCTGGAGCCCAACCGGCAGTTCACCCTGGCGAAGAAGCAGTGGGACAGCGTGGTGCTGGAGCGCATCGAGCAGGCCTGCGACCCGGCCTGGAGCGCCGATGTGGCGGCAGTGGTCATGCAGGAGGGGTTGGCTCACGTCTGCCTGGTCACCCCGAGCATGACGCTTACTCGTGCCAAGGTGGAGGTGAACATCCCCCGCAAGCGGAAAGGGAACTGCAGTCAGCACGACCGGGCGCTGGAGAGGTTTTACGAGCAGGTGGTGCAAGCCATCCAGAGGCATATCAACTTTGAGGTGGTGAAGTGTGTACTGGTGGCTAGCCCAGGCTTCGTGCGGGAGCAGTTTTGTGACTACATGTTCCAGCAGGCAGTCAAGACTGACAACAAACTTCTGCTGGAGAACAGGTCCAAATTCCTACAG GTCCACTCTTCCTCAGGACATAAATACGCACTGAAGGAAGCACTCTGCGACCCAGCTGTAACTAGCCGTCTTTCTGATACTAAGGCAGCTGGTGAGGTCAAAGCCTTAGATGACTTCTATAAAATGCTGCAGCACGAGCCTGACCGGGCTTTTTATGGCCTGAAACATGTGGAGAAGGCCAACGAAGCCATGGCCATTGATACCCTACTGATCAGTGATGAGCTTTTTCGGCACCAGGACGTGGCTACACGTGCCCGATATGTGAAGTTGGTAGATAGCGTACGGGAGAACATGGGCACAGTACGCATTTTCTCCAGCCTCCATGTGTCTGGAGAGCAGTTGGGCCAGCTGACAGGGGTGGCAGCTATCCTACGCTTTCCTGTTGCTGAGCTCTCTGACCAGGAAGATGAATCTAGCTCTGAAGAGGACTAA